A single window of Candidatus Komeilibacteria bacterium CG_4_10_14_0_2_um_filter_37_10 DNA harbors:
- the rsmA gene encoding ribosomal RNA small subunit methyltransferase A — translation MDLLTEVQNLCAQYDLEPSKKMGQNYLIDAEVLAEIISTAKIKKTDHIVEVGPGFGVLTKELASRAKKVLAVEMDPRAALAITRLGNIYQNIEVVTNNILTIKNAELLAQLGSKSYRVIANIPYQITSRLLRKFLSYDPKPKDLLILVQREVAQRVVAKNGQRSLLSLSVQFYGQPTIVTMVPSSSFWPEPDVNSALLHIIINDDYIKKLKKAKLTEQDFWSLLKASFAGRRKTLVNNLSNSWHCEKKEVIKILKKLKINEMARAQDLYLDQWLSLASEVYE, via the coding sequence ATGGATTTATTAACCGAAGTTCAGAATTTGTGTGCCCAGTATGATCTAGAACCCAGTAAAAAAATGGGTCAGAATTATTTGATTGACGCCGAAGTTTTGGCAGAGATTATTAGTACGGCGAAGATAAAAAAAACGGATCACATAGTTGAAGTTGGACCGGGTTTTGGTGTTTTAACCAAAGAGCTAGCCAGTCGAGCGAAAAAAGTATTGGCGGTGGAAATGGATCCGCGAGCAGCATTGGCTATTACGCGACTAGGAAATATTTATCAAAACATTGAAGTAGTTACTAATAATATTTTAACTATTAAGAACGCTGAATTATTGGCACAGTTGGGCAGCAAAAGTTATCGGGTGATTGCCAATATCCCTTATCAGATAACTTCACGACTGTTGAGAAAATTTTTAAGTTACGATCCCAAACCCAAGGATTTGTTAATTTTGGTCCAGCGGGAAGTGGCCCAACGAGTAGTGGCCAAGAACGGTCAACGCAGTTTATTGTCACTCAGTGTGCAATTTTATGGCCAACCAACAATTGTGACTATGGTGCCCAGTAGTAGTTTTTGGCCAGAGCCGGATGTTAATTCCGCACTACTGCATATTATAATTAATGACGATTATATTAAGAAATTGAAGAAAGCTAAGTTAACAGAACAAGATTTTTGGTCTTTACTGAAAGCCAGCTTTGCTGGTCGGCGGAAAACTTTAGTTAATAATTTAAGCAACAGTTGGCACTGTGAAAAAAAAGAAGTTATTAAAATTCTCAAAAAATTAAAGATTAATGAAATGGCTCGAGCTCAAGACTTATATTTGGATCAATGGTTGTCTTTGGCCAGTGAGGTGTATGAGTAG